The following DNA comes from Noviherbaspirillum sp. L7-7A.
GAGGCTGGCAAAGGCCTGCAGCACATCCGCACCGACCTCAAAACGCCGCGGGCCGATGGCGGGGCCCAGCCAGGCCTGTATCTGCTGCGCTCCACCCTCGCGCATGCGCGCCACCGTATTGCCGAGCACGCCCGCCGCTAGGCCACGCCAGCCGGCATGGGCCGCTGCCACTACCTGACCTGCCAGGTCGCAGAGGAGAACCGGCAGGCAGTCCGCCGTCAGCACGGCGCACACCACGCCAGGCGTGGCTGCGAAGCTGGCGTCGGCATCGGGCACGCCGGCAACCGCGCCGGCATCGACCACGTTGGCGCCATGCACCTGGTTCAGCCAGACCGGCTCGGATGGCAGCAGGGTGCGCAGCCATGCACGGTTTGCGCTCACATGCGCGGCATCGTCGCCGACATGCTGGCCCAGGTTCAGGCCCGGTCCGCCTGCGCCATCGCCATAAGGCGCCTCGCTTGTGCCGCCCTGGCGAGTCGTGCACAGGGCGCGCACCCGGCCAGGGTCGACTTTCCATTCGGGAACGATCAGATTGCTCATGCCTCGAGATTCGCGGTGGCAACGCCGGCCTTCTCCAGCAGGCCAGCGAAGTCTTCCGGCAGCGGTGCCGTCCACTCACACTCTTCCCCGGTTTCAGGATGGATCAGGCCCAGCCTGCAGGCATGCAGCGCCTGGCGATGAAACAGCGACGCCAGATGCGGCTTGCCATACAGCGCATCGCCCACCAGCGCAAAACCCAGATGCTGCATATGCACACGGATCTGATGGGTGCGCCCTGTTTCCAGTTCGCACTGCACCAGGCTGACCGGCTTGCCATCCAGCGTGCCGGTGGCGAGCCGCTGGAAACGGGTGACCGCCGGCTTGGCGCTCAGATTGTTCTGCACAGACATGCGGATGCGCTCGCGCGGATGGCGTCCGATGGCTGCGTCCACCTTGCCGCCCACCTGCGGCGTTCCCCATACCAGCGCGAGGTACACCCGGTGCACGGTGCGGGCCTGCAGCTGGCGCACCAGGTCGGTCTGCGCCTGCATGGTCTTGGCCACCACCATCAGGCCGCTGGTGTCCTTGTCAAGTC
Coding sequences within:
- the pgeF gene encoding peptidoglycan editing factor PgeF gives rise to the protein MSNLIVPEWKVDPGRVRALCTTRQGGTSEAPYGDGAGGPGLNLGQHVGDDAAHVSANRAWLRTLLPSEPVWLNQVHGANVVDAGAVAGVPDADASFAATPGVVCAVLTADCLPVLLCDLAGQVVAAAHAGWRGLAAGVLGNTVARMREGGAQQIQAWLGPAIGPRRFEVGADVLQAFASLDPAGRHFALQPNGKYLADIHALARLELHACGVDLLGGGGFCTVEDAPRFYSYRRDGVTGRMASLIWIDAL
- a CDS encoding RluA family pseudouridine synthase, which codes for MGFAVPPIEDPIQPDFPTDQDDDFVDDAEAGADDDAPMTFALSEADCGMRLDKVLTSRLPQYSRSRIQQWIEDGHVTVDGKAARAKTTMFGDESVLVQPQAAADAHAYEPEAMALDIVHEDNAIIVINKPAGLVVHPGAGNWSGTLQNGLLHYHKPIADVPRAGIVHRLDKDTSGLMVVAKTMQAQTDLVRQLQARTVHRVYLALVWGTPQVGGKVDAAIGRHPRERIRMSVQNNLSAKPAVTRFQRLATGTLDGKPVSLVQCELETGRTHQIRVHMQHLGFALVGDALYGKPHLASLFHRQALHACRLGLIHPETGEECEWTAPLPEDFAGLLEKAGVATANLEA